The following DNA comes from Anopheles arabiensis isolate DONGOLA chromosome 3, AaraD3, whole genome shotgun sequence.
CCATGGCTGTGTGGGTGCGTTTGTACGTACTGCTTCTCGGTATAATTCCTTCGTCCTGTGCGCTCTCCCGCACCCTCTTTGGCAACAGGTTTTGCAAGTCGCAAGAAAATCgcataaaacaacacagcTTGTGCCCGCCAACAAACCACCTGTTGAATGTTGAGTTGATTTCGAAACGAAGGGGTGATGAGTGGTGCTTTGAGACCAAAAATCTGACACcgcaaagaacaaaaaaggtcCATATGGTAGAGTATAAACAGGAGAAAAGAGTTAAATAGGCAATgttgaaccatttttttttttcgacaaaCTCGCACATCTTTTACCTTGTTTCgtgaaaaatggtaaaaatggaCGATAAAAAGCATATTTTGTATGGCAGACTGTatactttcaggcgttttTATGCGTTGATTCAACTCTTCATTACCCGCTTGTGTGATTGAATTAGCAGCCGCGCTCTTCCCATGGCTATTAGTTGCGCGATGCATCCAAGTGGGCTTTGAGTTTCCAATTAGCATCGCGGTAGGTGTTAATAGCAGGCCACCACCATTCGGGTAggtcaaacacacacgccTAATCGTCACGAGCGGCGGTATGATGTGTTTGACTCGCGTGCGCTTAAACAATCTCGTCTTTAACATTGACCGTGGAGATAGGGATAGGCCTTCGTTGTCGGGGCGGGTgagccaacaaaaaagcgtGCAAATGAAGGTCaaattttgttatttgatGGCTGCAGTAGAGGAAGATCTTGTCCAGCTATTTGTCGCTTTGATGAGCGTTACGATGGTTACGGAATTGGAAGGATCCAGTGATGCTGCggaagggggaaaagaaaTGCTCCGAAACAGTTATTTGTTTGACCCAACACACAAGGCAGGTAGAAAATAAAAGGGATCTTGAAAtggttttctcttcttcttattccaAATTCcaaattttcacttttcttcgGTGTGGTGCTCCGTTGGCCTTCcgttttccgttccgttccgaggATTTTCACCTTGATCGGTGTACAAAGCGGCAGGAGTAGGAAAAGGACTCCTCACTTCACGCAGCAAAATGTCGTCGTCCCAATTCTAATTTCGATCCCTTTTTCTGCCTTTCCAGGGATTTAATGCGCGTGTTGGGGATggtttttgtgcgtgtgtgtgtctttgtgtctgtgtgcctgTGCGTCGTTTAAATTTACTTCAATTCATCCCCAAAACGGCTCCGCTCGTGTTTGTTACCCCCGCTCCCCGCGACTGCTGCAAGTACCTTCTTAGCTTTTGCGCCTCAAGGACGCATCCATTCCATGCACAGCACCACTTCATACCGTCAGCGCAGGATTGTTTCCCTATCCTGTATTGAAGGAGGAGGTACAAGTGaaagtgctgctgctcgtggtACTTCCAGTTAGCGACCGAAAGGCAAATGGAagcaatttcaattcaatggAAAGATAAATCGCATTTCCGTCAAAATTCAACCCTCCGGTTGGCGGCTATTCATTGCGCGCCTCAATCCGCACCTTCACACTGTGTGTTGAGTGTGTTGGAAACAGCGCTCGGAGCAAGTGTGCTGAAGAAAACActgacaaaaaaaatccttgcCGCTTTATTTACCCAAACCGAACAATTTCTTCAACTCAACGGGGACAAGAAGGTGCAGGAGAGATAGCACGTCGTTCGGGGTCGGGCTCTCGAGAAGTTTATTTACCGCGCAAAATCTGATTCCTCCTGCACGACGTAAATGACGTCGGAACTTGGGACGCCTGGGAAGTGTTGTGGACTCGAACGCaattgcacacgcacacagacagacgTACAAGATGAGAAAAAGAAGCTGTAAGATGCTCCAAACGTACCGTCGCTTCGTCTCTTCGTCTCGGGAGTGCAATGGGAAAGTGATGACTGGTGGCGTGTGTAAGCGCCCCATCGTCAGTCAACGGCCCTGTAACGAAGACATTCCCATAGACATGcacagcaagaagaagaaggaaaataaaacaaggtGCTACGTAGTGGGTGGGTACGGTAAATCTAATTTTCTCCCAAAAAGATTGCCTCCGTACGCTGCACACCACGGCCTGTCCTGTTTGTGGTTCGTGAGCCTGTCCTAACACGCTCCAGCTGCTTGATCCTTGTTTTACTCATTGCTTCACCATTTGACGTGCTCATCAAACAATCTGCCCTCACTGGTTCCATCCCCAGCCGTCCCCTTTCTACCGGCGGGTCGTCCCATAGTCGAGTTTTTATTTCTAATATTTATGGCACACCGGGAACACCAGGCACCGGGAGCCAGCACGGAGATCATAATTTTAACGATGAAAAGAATTGGGCGGGACAGACTcggaagcaccaccaccgcaccaCCTCCTATAGCACCAGCGGGGGGACACACTTGAAATgggattaattttatttcgtgtTTCTTCACCACTGCGTGTTGAGTGAGGTTGTGATTTCTTCCCGAACTTAATCTTGATAGCTCCGAACCGTCGTCATGGAGATGCTGGGAAAGTGTGCTCACTCTCACTGGAAGAAGAGTGGACGGACCTGGGGAGTGGCATAATCAACGGTTTGGATAACTTCGGCTCGGAAGCTCTGCAGTGCGGTGCTGGGGCAAGATTATTATTTAGCCGTCCCGTTGCCCGTCCGCCCAGCGTGTCGTCTTTCCAGCGCGACAAACCTTGTCCAGCATTGGGTGACCGATCGGGCCAACACCATCATCCCCGTGTGCAAAGGACAAAAAGAGCGCTTTCAAAAGTAGATCCCTCTGCTAGCGCACCCGGACCGGCGAACGACGAATCTGTCAGGATTTGTACTTCGGGGCCGTCCCTGGTTTCTGAGTATTTTGCACACCGCAAAACATCGCGACAATATACAGCAGTTGCTGACAAAAGGCTAGAAAAAATTGGACAGCGTTTGAACATCCTCTGTGACGGGAGTAGTACACAAGCGGATTAGCTAGTGTGCGGTCCCCAGGCAGGGAGACCATAGCGGCAGGGTAGACCCTATCCATAGCGTCCTTATTGTCCTTTGATGGTATACATATCTCCATCGTAGGGTTGCTTTGAACCACGCGAAGCTGAATCCAGGAATATCGTGTCCATCGACCTGCGACACCATCAACCACAAAGCACTGTGCTACTGTGTATCATTACTATTCGCAGCATTGCTCAGGACTCGGCACATTGACGGGACCTTTGATTTTAGTGATTTCACCGTGTGGAGGAGCCTCTCGATTCTGCTGAAAATTCGCTTCATCTCGCTGCACATGTTTGCAGGCATGTTTTGCGTCAGCACCGGGACCTAAAGTACAGGGAACAACAAGTCCTatagcacaccaccaccatatgGAAAAGTATGGGACGAAGAACCAGCATTAGTGGGTGTGGGTTAGTAGAATGGCAACTTTTCAAGTAGTCACATTATTTGGTCCCGGGGTTTAgggtatgtgtgttgtgtggagtAGTAGACTTTAAAGTACCGCAAACTGCTGTGGCTGGAGCATGTGGCTTGTTGGTTGCCTTGGTTGTGCTCTTGTTGCGTTTGCTCGGCAATTTTCAGTTCTCCAGACaagcacacaccaacacaccgagTTACAGTGCCCGTGAAGTGTCCTGTTTGCCACTACTAAGAGGCGGAAAAGTGTCCTTTAAATCATGCCATCGTCCTCCATGAGCGCTGCTGACGAGAGCTGGCGAGGTGGCCCTTGCAATGATGTCAAGTGCGCATTAAACTACCAATGGCTTCCTTTTCAGTTTTCTTCCCCAACAAGGGGCCAGGGATTGCCGTCGGGGGAAACAAGGTTAAGCAAAACATGCCTTACGTTCAAACAAGCCGCGGCGATACGACAACTTGTGGGGAGTTGAGCCTGGAACTCGTTCGTATgtacatttttcaaaacactgcTCAGTGCTCATTTGACTTCGATCCGACTGTTGATAAACGGCGGCTGCGATAGAGCTCCACAAAACCACGGCGGAGGACGATGAGATCATTTCGCGCCTCTTTTCTGCTGTTGGTTGTACGTTTacagctgtttgtttgtgtcgatgtgcagcgctgctgctgctgcttctccgTCGCTCTTCTCTTCCATTGCCATTTGCATTCGCCCGGTTTGACCGTTGCAGCCGTACTTTGGAGCACAGTTCTCGCCGGTGTTGGGCCCAACGTCCACTCGCTTATAGATTGTGGTCGGTGGTCCCATCTCCCATCCCATCATCCGTGTCCGTCATCagaaagagtgagaaagagtGGCTAAAGTATGGCCGATAATTGATAGAATCAACTCGCTGACAACACTTAACACATCCCGATGAATGATTTGTATGGATGTTTACTGTTCTATGGGTCGTCGCCGAGTGGTGCGCATTCTTCGCGTCTTTTGAAACCATTAGCAATTATAGTAGGAGAATGAGAAGCACAGTGGAAAGGGGGTAGTAGGCAATTATTGGGCGACGGTCAAGTTCGGGCTATCTCCCGGGTGTCCCGCGTGTTTGCCAGGTCACGGGCAGAACGGACTGGACCTTCGAGACGGGCCAGAGCTAAGCGAACTGCTTCCAGCCACTGGTTGAGTGATTGCTGCCACCCTTATCGATCgcaatgcaataaaacaagagcaacgaaaaaaagtgatttaatCTTCAATTGGATTGCATGCTTTCGTTAGCGCCAAGCCAGAGGGAGTGGCAGTACGACCAGAAGAATTGGGAAAAAATAGCGTATCTTCAATAGACTGATAGCGGTCGTGCATGGATGGCACACGGTGGACAATCTCACCCTGCTGATAAGCTTAGTGGTGGAGGTGTTTAGAGACTGATTCCAATAATAGCATCGACGCTACAGTTGCATTGTTGATGTGCAATCTGCAGCTGTCACTGATTATTCTCGTTAAGATATTGGTAAAATCACTAAAATCTTGCACGTAATTTCATTTCGCTTATCAGAACTCATAAAAAAACGATAGCATATCTTACAATTAGTACCTCCCTTTGGACATCAGTCCAATGATGATGGTCACTTGTGATTGCCCCAAAACtcccatcacacacacacgcacagttcGTTGGACTAATCGTTGgattgtaatttatttcacTCGCCACAGTTGATGGAACTCCGGAATGAACCAGATTGAAGATTGAAGGCAGCAGAATGTGTGCTAACGAACCAGCGTCCTGGTTTGGTTACAGCAAACTCCGCTTCGTGCACCAATTGGGCAGCTACATATTTCAATTAAGAGCTTTCTATAGCATCgctcaatttaaaatattcattcagtgacaaaaaatgaaagtaaatcTTTCGTACATCCTCATTCCAACGATTGATGTGTGTCATCATCGTTTCCAGCAGGGCCATTTAAAACTTTCAAAACATTGAATAACTTCCAACCAAAACAGGGGATTATTTCAATGAAAAAGTTGTAATTGAAATAGCTTTCCTCCCTTCCAAAGGGATACCTTCTTTTCAAGCGAGCAATCACAATAATGGAGGTTGTCGTTGCGTATTACACCAGCCTTGAACTCCCTCCCATAGCGAAAGCCTATTCAGACTACGTTTTTGGAGTTCACCCGCACAGTCGTGTTTGTCGCTCGCCCAAATACGCTCATTAAATAGGAATATTCCACCCCAGGAGCATCATGGAGAAGACACAAGTGTAATGATAATAGCAACATTTGCTTAACTTTTTATCGCATCCTCTCCTGCGCAGCCCTCAAACCTGTTGGACGCAATTAATCTTACTGCTGTTTGAGGCGCACTACTACCCAGCGTAGAAGCTTATCGTTGTTTTGCTAGATATTCCACTGATTTACCTTAACAATACGGCCTTCAGCAGTGGACAACAGAGTACGAAATCCAGTAGCAAAACGGTGGAAATACATTTTTAGGCTCAGAAGATACGAAGAAGCTTGTCGTCATCATACAATTTAATCTTGCTCCAAGATGCCACTGATACTGATACTGCGACCGTTTGccattatttttcttcgcaGATTTCCCTCAAACACCGAACTCTCCAGAAGGGGTGCGTTTTAGCCAGAACCCGGAACTCGGATCTTACGCATTGAGCTAAAAACATGTCGAACTCATACGCGACTGCCGGCGCACGGCCAACGTCACGATGGAAGCAGTTCATAAAGTCGAACCTGCTCACCTTTCTGACCGTGCTGGGCGTGTTCGGCGGCACTGCGCTCGGTCTGACGCTCAAGAACTCGGCCGAACCGTGGACGCAGCGTGAGGTGATGTACATCCAGTATCCGGGCGATCTGTTCCTACGGTAAGGTATCTGTTTCCGTATCCTGGCGGCCCGGCCGGTCGGGCTATACTAATGGTCTCTtcatctgtctctcgctccgCTGCTCTGCCCTCAAGGATGCTGAAGTGTCTGATCGTGCCGCTGCTCGTCTCGTCGATCACCAGTGCGATCGGTTCGCTGGATTTGAGCATGTCGAAGAAGATCGCTTTCCGGGCGATCATCTACTACTTCACCACCACGGTCTGTGCCGTCATCCTGGGCATCATACTGGTCAGCACGATCCGGCCGGGTGCGGGCCGCGAAGTGAGCAACCTCGGTGGGAAGGCAACGACGCGGCAGGTCCTGACCGCCGACACGCTGCTCGATCTCGTCAGGTACGTCTCCAAAGGGGGCATTGGAGCTCCGAAGTGTTTGGGCCAATTGGTCAAATGtatcttctcttttttttgcagaaatcTATTCCCACCGAACATCATTCAGGCTACAATGTTCCAGGTACAAGACTGTGTGGCATTGTACACATTTGAGCTTATGAGTTAATAACGATAGTACCGCATTCTCTCTATTATATCCACAGTTCCGAACCATTCTTGTCCCTCCAGCCAATGCCACCGGTGGTAAGTATTGCGATCTGGGGGAGGGGACGATCTTTCATACTTACAAGCGCACATTGGAATTGATCGGAGGGGGCGGAATTTCGCACCGGAAATTGCACGCTGTGAGCCGCAATTTTGTGCTTTGTTGCGGGCAGACTTGTAGCGGGATTGTACATCCAACATCAAACAAATAGTAATGTAACGCCCTGAAGCAATGGCAACGACAGGAAACTCTCACGAACCCCAAATCCAAAACGGTTATGCTTCTAATCACCACTACCCCCCCAGTGTACTGTCGGTTAGAGGTTGATCTCCTACTCCTGTCCACCCTTCCCATCTGTCCAGCATACTGGTGGAATAAATTGCGGAAACGATCACTTGTCACCGTCATATCAATTTTAACCGGGGCGGTAATGCATAAACCCTTAGTGAcaggccgtgtgtgtgtgtgtgtggatgtcaCTGACGGTggtcactgctgctgctgcagaaaaATACGCAGAACCATTTATCCCATCAATTGACGGGTGACCTTCTGGGAGGAAATCCCCCCACAAATGCGCTTGCTAATGCTAATTGCTGGCAGTTTGAGGCAGGCAAAAGAAGGAAGAGTTGCCTCTGCGAATGTGTGACTTTGGGCGTGATATTAATAAGAATCTCCTTTCGTGTTGCGCTTTCTTTTCTCCTCCCTGCTCGCAGTTCCATTGACCCAGTACAAGATCACGTCCGAGTTTACCGAGGGCACGAATGTGCTCGGTCTCGTCATGTTTAGCGTGGTGCTCGGCACCTGCATAGGCAAGATGCGCGAGAAGGGCAAGCCGCTGCTCGGGCTCTTTGAAACGCTCAGCGAAGCGATGATGATCATCACCTCGTGGGTGATCTGGATCTCGCCGATCGGTGTGCTGTTTCTGGTCGCGGCCAAGCTGCTGGAGATGGCGTCCTTCGTCGAGGTGCTTGGACAGCTGGGCTGGTACTTTATGACTGTGATGCTGGGGCTGATGCTGCACGGTTTCGGTACGTATCGTAAGGGGGGTTGTTATAGCTTAGCGCGCGAAAAGGTCCTTCAATTCATCCTTCCTTTGGCCACTCCATCCTGCAGGTACGATTTCGGTCATCTTCTTCCTTACCACGCGTAAGATCGCATTCCCGTACATTGCCAAGATGAGCCAGGTGCTGGCCACTGCCTTCGGTACCGGTTCGAGCTCGGCCACGATGCCCATCACGATCCGCTGCCTGGACAATATGGGCATTGATCCGCGCGTGACGCGGTTCGTCATTCCCGTCGGTGCCACGATCAACATGGACGGTACGGCACTGTACGAAGCCGTCGCCGCCCTGTTCATTGCTCAACTGCGTAACATTCATCTGACCTTTGGTCATATCGTTGCTGTGAGGTACGTTAAGGAGtatcttcttgttttttttaacagtaATTGTCAAAACTTTGATTCATTTGTTGCGTTCAATTCCACTTCTAGTGTGACTGCCACGGCAGCCTCCATCGGTGCGGCTGGTATTCCGCAAGCTGGACTTATCACGATGGTCATGGTGCTGGACACTGTAGGTTTGCCGGCCGAGGATGTTACCATCATTATTGCCGTCGATTGGCTGCTGTAAGGAGAGCACAATGCACAACGCTTTGAAACCTTGTCCGATTGAtgattgatgtgttttttttccccctctaGCGATCGATTCCGTACGACTATTAACGTTATGTGTGACGCCCTGGGAACGATTCTGGTCAACTCACTTTCCAAAAAGGATCTATCCGGTGATGCCAACGGCCATGTAAGTGTCCATCTTGTACTGTATATGGGCTTAAGGTGTACAATAAGCAATGTATCTCCTTCCCTTCTACTTCTTTGTTTATTAGCTCGAACTGGCTGAACCACACGAGCTGGTAGAACTCCGACCCGACCAGAAGGAATAAGTGTGTCCACCATCCCGTTTCATCGCGGGTCCCTCACCCTCACCCCGGAGCATATAGAGAACAATAGAGTTAACTTCATCGCCGCTTTAGAACGCGCACCTTCTTTTTGCGCATTTCGGCGCACGTGGCACACGAGTCGATACGTACAACTTGTACGTAGTAATTGCACACAGTTTGGACATGTCCTCAATGcagaaaatacacacacacacacacgatggtGTAGGAGTCTCTCTGCTGCTACTAGGCGTACGATTGTGCCACGAAGCACGTGTTTCGAAAAAGCGCGCAGAGATTGGAGCGTAAACGTTGGCGCATGCGATGGCAACTAGATTGATGCAAAGAAATTTTAATGTTACTTTCTCGCTATTAGAGATATTAACAGTAGCGGATAGAAAACGTCGCcttgtttctttctctctatctatctttcGTGGGCATTTAAGAGTGGAAAGACGTTTTCCACCTAATGGCACATTGAATGGGGTTCAAACTGTGTACCACACACTGCCCTTCAATTTTCGCTTTTCCATAACTTTCTTACCATTTAACAAAAGCCAAAAAGCTCCTTCAAAGTCAGGCGGAAGTGTGTTGAACGTACGTGTGTGGAGAGGGGAGTATGTACCCCGTGTGCCATGGCAACAATATGACGCGACAATAGCAAAAGTAGGCGaacaaaacccttttttgAACGGTTCGGTTAGGGGCAAAGGCAGCACTTCATCTGACCCGATTGTGTTTACCgtgtttattaaattattagtGTAAGTCACCACGCGCAAGtaacaaaccaaacacacataacAGTATATCTATGTAAGAGCAAAACGTgcggtgcggtgtgtgtgtgcaaagcaCGATCACTTTGCAGCAAGGCGCGCGCGGCATCATTTAGGGGACAGAACCGCGCACTGTAAAAGCGCAGGACCACTCACCCGCTCAACTGACCAGGATACCGATATACGTGGTACATGAGGCAATGTGAGGATTGTGGCTCCACCGCATGCCCCCTCATCACTCTCATCACATCAGCGCATCAGCGGGGAATATCGATGTTTGTATGTAAACATATCAAAATATCGATGTTTAATCACCAAACACTAATAGTACCGACGGCTCTCGGTCTGTCGAATGTTTCCCACCAACCATTACACCTATATGAACTACCGCGAAACGCGATCAACATTCGACAGTActcgagagaagaaaaaaaagaagaaaaaaaacagaacaaagccgattgtgtgtgtatgtgccaaaacaaaaaaagaaacaaaaaaaacggacgtCCTCCTCACAATCTGCTTCCGGTTTAATTCAGCATTGCATTtttcacgcgcacacacaacacgtgCGTAACACATTTCCTTTTGATGCGCTTTCGTTACCCGCCCTCCCCAACccgtacacgcacacagacgcGCCCGCGCTTGGTTGCAGGTatcgaaatgtgtgtgtgttcgcgccCGCGCGCTCAGATGTAGATTTTAGTTACGTTCGTtttccttctgtttttttttctgttttttttgttcccttcGGAgtcgaaagcgaaagaagagtGTTTGTATATTTCAAAATACttacaaatatattttaatgattCACCTTTTTCCTTTTGTATCATATactttcttcatttcttcttctgtgtgtTCACGGTATGGTTCCCCTCTTGCCCTTCAttttgggtttcttttttcttttttttgggctCAAAATTCAACGTATTCCTATTTGTGTTCGTCTTTCCGTTCTGCGGGCTGTTCAGTTCGGCTACTACTGTTTATGGTTACTCTATGATTAAAATGCCAAATGTGTCGGCAAGTTCAGCAGTGTGGCACGTTCAGTGGCTACTCTGATGTGGTTCATTCCACCGTTGGTGCAGGAGCGTAATTTTGGAAGGAGGGTTGGTGTTCATCGGTAGGTAAGAGGAGGGAGTTGCAGTTGTCACCCATCAGTTCGTAAGTTGTATTGTAGGAAGAGCAATTCCGATTCGAAGGAATGCGGAAAGCATGCGTGTGCTGCCCCCGAAGGGAAGATTGTGTTAGCTGAGATTGTGAATGTTTAGAGAGCAAATGTAAAACCCGTTGTAAGTGTGCGTGTTGCTGTGTTCACTGTAATTGCTTCTTAAAACGAAGCctaacgatggcaaaaataaagATTGTTTAATGTATAATATAATAGCGATTGGAAATTCCGAAGTCCTTGCAGAGAACAATCCAGAGAAGAGCGCGCTCGGTATGTATTGTTAACGTAGTTATTTGTTACATTTATTCAAACATTCCATTAGTTAAATTCAGATATTGTCGAGTAAAGGAGATGAGGGGGGATAGGGGGGTAGTGGGGGGAGTCGACATGCAActagtgaaagagagagagatagagaaaaatagtaataatgGGGGGCACAAAAATTTGCGGAAAGATAACCGAAATCATCATTCTAATTCTAAACTCAAACGTCATTAAAAGTAAACCGTCTAGCGTCGCACACGGGATTCGCTCCCGCATCCGTTCCCTGGGCCCGTCGTCTACTGCTCCCTCTCCCGCGCCGCCCTTTCGCACTTAATCTACCTGCGACTGATCGACCGTCTGCCAGATGAGGCGCTCCTCGTAGAAGTCTATCACGAGCTGGGGACAGTGCTTGCGCGCCTCCTTCGATTTCACCAGCTGCGCCTTGTCCTTGTCCTTCCACTGGATCAGGAAGAGCAGCTCATTGTCTCCCTCGGTGGCGCCGAGAATCTTCTCCGGCACGTAGCCCTTCTCGAAGCCATTCAGCTCCTCGACCGCTTCCCCATCCGCCTGCTTGGGATCGCCGCCGTCATCGTTACTTTTCGATTTGTTCGACTTGGTAGACGCGTTGTCGTCGCGTCCCTCATCGTCCGAGCCGTCGTTGTCGTTCTCCGATTCGCCGCCCGTTCGCTTCTTCTTTGTTGTCGTCCGCTTCTTGCCGGCGGCCGCACCATCCTTTTTCGCCGCATCCGTGCGCGACTGCTCGAACGCTTTGATCAGCTCGGGGCAGTCGAGGTTTTCGCGCGGTTCCCAGGAATTGCTGCCCGAGTCGTACCCCTTCCATTTGAGCAGATATTCTACCTTGCCCTTGCGC
Coding sequences within:
- the LOC120900153 gene encoding excitatory amino acid transporter 3 → MSNSYATAGARPTSRWKQFIKSNLLTFLTVLGVFGGTALGLTLKNSAEPWTQREVMYIQYPGDLFLRMLKCLIVPLLVSSITSAIGSLDLSMSKKIAFRAIIYYFTTTVCAVILGIILVSTIRPGAGREVSNLGGKATTRQVLTADTLLDLVRNLFPPNIIQATMFQFRTILVPPANATGVPLTQYKITSEFTEGTNVLGLVMFSVVLGTCIGKMREKGKPLLGLFETLSEAMMIITSWVIWISPIGVLFLVAAKLLEMASFVEVLGQLGWYFMTVMLGLMLHGFGTISVIFFLTTRKIAFPYIAKMSQVLATAFGTGSSSATMPITIRCLDNMGIDPRVTRFVIPVGATINMDGTALYEAVAALFIAQLRNIHLTFGHIVAVSVTATAASIGAAGIPQAGLITMVMVLDTVGLPAEDVTIIIAVDWLLDRFRTTINVMCDALGTILVNSLSKKDLSGDANGHLELAEPHELVELRPDQKE
- the LOC120900154 gene encoding chromobox protein homolog 3-like, yielding MGRTKEPKNTNGNSGNDSDTEEEYVVEKIVDRRERKGKVEYLLKWKGYDSGSNSWEPRENLDCPELIKAFEQSRTDAAKKDGAAAGKKRTTTKKKRTGGESENDNDGSDDEGRDDNASTKSNKSKSNDDGGDPKQADGEAVEELNGFEKGYVPEKILGATEGDNELLFLIQWKDKDKAQLVKSKEARKHCPQLVIDFYEERLIWQTVDQSQVD